In the genome of Ignavibacteriales bacterium, one region contains:
- a CDS encoding EamA family transporter, whose protein sequence is MNKENFRAYLAWIMICIVWGTTYLAIRVGVEHLPPMLFAGFRWIIAGSIFMTFLYLRGKHLPSKKEVVHLGIMGLLLLGGGNGLVVVAEQWIPSGLTALIITTIPFWIIGLETFFPDRPKLNLTSIAGLILGLLGILLIFGRDISTMFNSSYIVGIISLLAAEFFWALGTLYSKHKKISVHPLMGASVQMLVAGVVLTLLGTSLGEFSVFTLETNSTLALLYLIFAGSIIGYGSYIYAVAHLPLSLVSTYAYINPVIALFLGWLILNEHIDSITIVASVIVFAGVALVKRGDDLNKKKIRAEIVQNEK, encoded by the coding sequence ATGAACAAAGAAAACTTCAGAGCGTATTTAGCGTGGATAATGATATGCATTGTTTGGGGCACAACTTATTTAGCAATAAGAGTTGGTGTTGAACATTTACCTCCAATGTTGTTTGCCGGTTTCCGCTGGATAATTGCAGGTTCTATTTTTATGACATTCCTTTACCTCAGAGGAAAACATCTTCCTTCAAAAAAAGAAGTCGTACATCTTGGTATTATGGGCTTACTACTGTTAGGCGGAGGCAATGGTCTTGTTGTTGTAGCAGAGCAATGGATACCAAGCGGATTAACAGCATTGATAATCACTACTATTCCTTTCTGGATAATAGGCTTGGAAACTTTCTTTCCTGACAGACCTAAACTGAATCTGACTTCTATTGCGGGATTAATTCTCGGCTTGCTTGGTATACTTTTAATTTTTGGACGCGACATTTCAACTATGTTTAACAGTTCATATATAGTCGGGATAATAAGTCTTCTTGCCGCAGAATTTTTCTGGGCGCTTGGAACATTATATTCTAAACATAAAAAGATAAGTGTTCATCCTTTGATGGGAGCCTCTGTACAGATGCTTGTCGCCGGTGTTGTACTCACTTTGCTTGGTACTTCGCTTGGTGAATTTTCAGTATTTACTCTTGAAACAAACAGCACTTTAGCATTACTCTATTTGATATTTGCCGGATCAATAATAGGATATGGTTCATATATCTATGCAGTTGCGCATTTGCCTCTTTCACTTGTATCAACGTATGCTTATATAAATCCGGTGATAGCTTTATTCTTAGGCTGGCTTATATTGAATGAACATATCGATTCAATTACAATTGTTGCATCGGTAATTGTTTTTGCGGGAGTGGCTCTTGTAAAACGCGGGGATGATTTGAATAAAAAGAAAATCCGTGCTGAAATTGTTCAGAATGAAAAATAA
- a CDS encoding transporter substrate-binding domain-containing protein produces the protein MPVSKIIKNIFSVFIPLRAIAFAALSIILNLEISAQQINELVYVGDKGYPPYEYLDQSGKPAGFNVELIRAIGKILNKDVRVELMNWTDARKKIDKGSADILSMFYLPQRSENVDFGDAFTIINHQIFIRKDSPPVSALEECFGKEIILQDHAYVHDLLLSMQTDVNLILVNDEPSALKLLSSGKHDCTILGEQVGRYVINKLDLDNVTTSGPPLLPCEYRLAVKKGNTKLLMELNRGLGEIKLNGTFDKIYNKWLLIDDDPGIIKFLSRYLQYILGALLLITILILIITVHYKNKLQKSSNDLMSELEKRKKIEDELRYSQQMLDKAQKIANLSNWELDLKTNRMTWSHHIYEIFGIPEDRISAQYQDLFSAIHPEDRQKRINAQSDALTNRKPMVVEYRIVRPDGAVRNILTKGEFSYDEQNNPVRIFGTAQDITERKLLEDALKNSEERYRLLFKNNPLPMWVYNTETLRFLAVNSAAEQKYGYTREEFLSMTIEDIRPVTEVKKLREFIKKNFNDFNYAGIWQHKKKDGTVINAEIASHSINFGIEPARLILANDVTEKLIAEEELRNSKEQLRQLAANLQNIREEERTAVAREIHDELGQVLTYLKINLTLLGKNISSGDQSHHKFDFQSEIKGMTEIIDKAVKRIRKLITELRPEVLDNLGLIPALEWQIQEFSEKTGIKHSFKKAMDDLEINNQAAIAVFRIFQEALTNVVKHASATEVCVNLYSKDSKLMMDISDNGVGIDKTKLEKKKTFGLLGMKERTIILGGNFKIDSDDGKGTRLSIEVPISI, from the coding sequence ATGCCGGTCTCAAAAATAATAAAGAATATTTTTTCTGTTTTTATACCTCTTAGAGCAATTGCATTTGCAGCTCTCTCCATCATATTAAACCTGGAAATTTCTGCACAGCAAATAAATGAACTTGTGTATGTGGGAGATAAAGGATATCCCCCTTACGAATACCTTGATCAAAGTGGTAAACCGGCTGGTTTTAATGTTGAATTGATAAGAGCGATCGGTAAAATTTTAAACAAAGATGTTCGCGTTGAATTAATGAATTGGACTGATGCGCGGAAAAAAATTGATAAAGGAAGCGCCGATATACTTTCAATGTTTTACCTTCCTCAACGGTCGGAGAATGTAGATTTCGGAGATGCATTTACAATTATCAATCACCAGATTTTTATAAGAAAAGATTCCCCTCCGGTTTCAGCACTTGAAGAATGCTTCGGTAAAGAAATTATTCTTCAGGATCATGCCTATGTTCATGATTTACTGTTATCGATGCAAACTGATGTAAACCTGATTCTTGTTAATGATGAACCGTCTGCGTTGAAGTTATTGTCTTCGGGTAAACATGATTGTACAATACTCGGCGAACAGGTTGGCAGATATGTCATCAACAAACTGGATTTAGACAACGTTACAACAAGCGGTCCCCCGCTTCTTCCCTGTGAATACAGGCTCGCAGTCAAAAAAGGTAATACAAAATTATTAATGGAGCTTAACCGGGGTCTTGGTGAAATAAAATTAAACGGTACTTTTGATAAAATCTATAATAAGTGGCTACTGATTGATGATGACCCTGGAATAATTAAATTCTTAAGCAGGTACCTGCAGTACATACTGGGTGCCCTGCTTTTGATAACAATTCTAATTCTAATCATAACTGTTCATTACAAAAATAAACTTCAGAAAAGTTCAAATGACCTGATGAGTGAACTTGAGAAGCGAAAGAAGATTGAGGATGAACTCAGGTACAGTCAGCAGATGCTGGACAAAGCACAGAAGATTGCAAACCTTAGCAACTGGGAGCTTGATCTGAAAACTAACCGAATGACCTGGTCGCATCATATTTATGAAATCTTCGGTATTCCGGAAGACAGAATTTCAGCTCAGTACCAGGATCTATTTTCAGCCATTCATCCTGAAGACAGGCAGAAAAGAATTAATGCTCAATCAGATGCGTTAACCAACAGAAAGCCGATGGTAGTTGAATACAGGATCGTACGTCCTGATGGCGCAGTAAGAAATATTCTTACCAAAGGTGAATTCAGTTATGATGAACAAAATAATCCGGTCAGGATTTTCGGAACTGCGCAGGATATCACTGAAAGAAAACTTCTTGAAGATGCACTAAAAAATTCAGAAGAGAGATACAGATTGTTATTCAAGAACAATCCATTACCAATGTGGGTTTACAATACTGAAACACTCAGGTTTCTTGCAGTTAACTCTGCCGCTGAACAGAAATACGGTTACACGCGTGAAGAATTTTTATCTATGACGATTGAAGATATCCGACCTGTTACTGAAGTAAAAAAATTAAGAGAATTTATAAAAAAGAATTTCAATGATTTTAACTATGCGGGAATCTGGCAGCACAAAAAAAAGGACGGAACAGTTATTAACGCTGAAATCGCTTCTCATTCAATTAATTTTGGAATCGAACCCGCCCGGTTGATCTTAGCTAATGATGTAACAGAAAAATTAATTGCTGAAGAAGAACTCCGGAATTCTAAAGAACAACTCAGACAGCTTGCGGCAAATCTACAGAATATAAGAGAAGAGGAAAGGACTGCAGTTGCACGGGAAATCCATGATGAACTTGGACAGGTTCTTACGTACCTTAAAATAAATTTAACACTGCTGGGAAAGAATATTTCTTCTGGTGATCAAAGTCATCATAAATTTGACTTTCAATCCGAGATAAAAGGAATGACTGAGATAATTGACAAAGCTGTTAAGCGAATAAGGAAATTGATTACTGAACTAAGACCCGAAGTTCTTGATAATCTTGGACTGATCCCCGCATTGGAATGGCAGATACAGGAATTTTCAGAGAAGACCGGGATTAAGCATTCATTCAAAAAAGCGATGGATGATTTAGAAATAAATAACCAGGCTGCAATAGCTGTCTTCAGGATTTTCCAGGAAGCATTGACAAACGTAGTTAAACACGCCAGTGCGACAGAAGTCTGTGTAAACCTTTATTCAAAGGACTCCAAATTAATGATGGATATTTCAGACAACGGCGTTGGTATTGACAAAACAAAATTGGAAAAGAAAAAAACATTCGGTCTGCTTGGTATGAAAGAGAGAACAATTATACTTGGCGGAAATTTTAAAATTGATTCGGATGACGGTAAAGGGACAAGATTATCTATCGAAGTTCCCATAAGTATTTAA